A genomic segment from uncultured Marinifilum sp. encodes:
- a CDS encoding DUF2059 domain-containing protein, with the protein MKLNKTLLLISVLFISLNSNASTKAINNKEDAFTKDVKHLFQINGSAKSFTNSVKTMIKQFKSVESNVPEKYWEKAEIEFLNTSIDDLIDMIVPVYKKNMSHDDLLAMIAFFESEAGKRIAQKIPEITTQSMQAGMIWGQTIGKKIHEDIESKGYKIRLPFTP; encoded by the coding sequence ATGAAACTTAATAAAACTTTACTCCTAATATCTGTTTTATTCATTTCTTTAAACAGTAATGCTAGTACTAAAGCTATAAACAATAAAGAAGATGCCTTTACAAAAGATGTTAAACATCTTTTTCAGATAAATGGATCTGCCAAAAGCTTTACAAATTCGGTAAAAACAATGATTAAACAGTTTAAAAGTGTAGAATCTAATGTTCCCGAAAAATATTGGGAAAAAGCCGAAATAGAATTTTTAAATACATCGATTGATGATTTAATAGACATGATTGTACCCGTATACAAGAAAAATATGTCTCACGATGATTTATTGGCAATGATTGCATTTTTTGAATCGGAAGCCGGAAAAAGAATCGCACAAAAAATTCCTGAAATCACAACACAGAGTATGCAAGCAGGAATGATCTGGGGACAAACAATAGGAAAAAAAATACATGAAGATATAGAAAGTAAAGGCTACAAAATAAGATTGCCATTTACTCCCTGA
- the gdhA gene encoding NADP-specific glutamate dehydrogenase, producing the protein MTTLLKASSSKEFMDNLIAKNPGEIEFHQAVHEVVESLLPFLEKNPKYKTARILERISEPERIIIFRVPWVNDKGEIQVNRGYRIEMNSAIGPYKGGLRFHPTVNLGILKFLAFEQVFKNSLTTLPMGGGKGGSDFDPKQKSDGEVMRFCQSFMTELCKHIGPDTDVPAGDIGVGGREIGFMFGQYKRLRNEFTGVLTGKGAEWGGSLIRPEATGYGNVYFAQEMLMAKGDSLKGKTITVSGSGNVAQFTVEKVNELGGKVVTLSDSSGFIYDPNGIDSEKLSYVMRLKNIKRGRIEKYAKKYNVKYFPHERPWGVKCDVALPSATQNEINKEEAQKLIDNGCICVSEGANMPSTPEAIEIYIKHEILFGPGKAANAGGVAVSGLEMSQNAMRISWTRKEVDNYLKRIMKDIHTTCVKYGKTSSGFVNYVNGANIGGFVKVANAMIAQGIV; encoded by the coding sequence ATGACTACTTTACTAAAAGCATCTTCCAGCAAAGAATTTATGGATAATTTAATAGCCAAAAATCCGGGAGAAATTGAGTTTCATCAGGCTGTTCATGAGGTTGTAGAATCCTTACTCCCATTTTTAGAAAAAAATCCCAAATATAAAACAGCCAGAATTCTGGAACGTATTTCTGAACCAGAACGAATAATTATTTTTAGAGTGCCCTGGGTTAACGACAAAGGAGAAATTCAGGTTAACAGAGGATATCGAATAGAAATGAACTCGGCCATTGGGCCATACAAAGGTGGTCTTCGCTTTCACCCAACTGTAAATCTGGGAATTTTAAAATTCCTTGCTTTCGAACAAGTATTTAAAAACAGCCTAACCACTTTGCCAATGGGCGGAGGAAAAGGAGGTTCCGATTTCGATCCTAAACAAAAATCGGACGGAGAAGTTATGCGTTTCTGCCAGAGCTTTATGACCGAATTATGCAAACACATTGGACCAGATACCGATGTACCTGCCGGAGATATTGGTGTTGGCGGTCGCGAAATTGGATTTATGTTTGGACAATATAAACGCCTTCGAAATGAGTTTACAGGAGTTTTAACTGGTAAAGGAGCCGAATGGGGAGGTAGTTTAATTCGCCCTGAAGCAACAGGATATGGAAATGTTTATTTTGCTCAAGAAATGCTAATGGCAAAAGGTGATAGTTTAAAAGGTAAAACCATAACTGTTTCAGGATCTGGTAATGTTGCACAATTTACTGTTGAAAAAGTAAATGAACTTGGTGGAAAAGTAGTTACCTTATCCGATTCTTCTGGTTTTATCTACGATCCCAACGGAATTGATTCCGAAAAACTAAGCTACGTAATGCGTCTGAAAAATATAAAACGAGGTAGAATAGAAAAATACGCTAAGAAATATAATGTAAAATATTTTCCTCACGAAAGACCTTGGGGTGTAAAGTGTGATGTTGCTCTGCCAAGTGCTACCCAAAACGAAATTAACAAAGAGGAAGCACAAAAACTTATCGATAACGGATGTATCTGTGTTTCGGAAGGAGCCAATATGCCTTCTACCCCCGAAGCCATAGAAATTTATATTAAACATGAAATTTTATTTGGCCCAGGAAAAGCTGCTAATGCAGGCGGTGTTGCTGTTTCTGGATTGGAAATGTCGCAAAATGCAATGCGCATTAGCTGGACACGCAAAGAGGTTGACAATTATTTAAAACGTATTATGAAAGATATTCATACAACCTGTGTGAAATACGGAAAAACATCAAGTGGATTTGTAAATTATGTAAATGGAGCTAATATTGGTGGTTTTGTTAAAGTTGCAAATGCAATGATTGCTCAAGGAATTGTATAA
- a CDS encoding PEP/pyruvate-binding domain-containing protein has product MSSESEKNKGINRLIAESTERLKELAAINQTTGIIKEGRSIEDTLQQICFVLPRAWQYPEFTVARIIFDGQEYLSSGFRLSQWTMTQEFMSIDNKSGRIEICYVKKFPITDEGPFLKEERHLIENLSHIIVGYINSEKGKELLLRSKKYKTKKEIIGPYVPVTNRKLLQNFLNKNNADRDIYHDLMPFKVKEILLIANLYDAYCIEREGRFSEQILGEYHQLNLTSMPRVTGVSTIEETMEQLHSKHFDMIILMVGVDKDTPIKYSEQIKKEFPYISIFLLLNNDADISLFEEQRAELVSVDKIFVWNGESQVFFAMIKSLEDKVNVDNDTKIGLSRVILLVEDSAKYYSRYMPMLYQSVLAQTQRIIDDVSTDAQYKILRMRARPKILLASNYEEAMNIYYRFREYLLCLISDVKFKKEGIFQDDAGIKLVKEIKEVYPNLPVILQSSDITNTAHAFKLKCSFINKNSETLRHDIRLFIRQFLGFGDFVYKDANGKEIATAKSLKEFEEYLYHIPAESLVYHANKNHFSLWLMARGEIRVAKMIAPYNISDFKSAEDVREYLINVIQNYRNEKSKGKVVEFNANQVLNPNNIVTLSTGSLGGKGRGLAFINSMLFNLNLSRYIKDINIKAPITAVIGVDEYESFIDRNNLLDRSKKLTEFEDIQRLFLASELTLRLTQKIRIFLKNFDQPLAIRSSGLFEDSLLQPVAGVFQTYLVPNNHTDLNQRVKQVTDAIKLVYASIFSDESRANVNALNYKIEEEKMAVVIQEVVGNRYKDTFYPHISGVAQSYNYYPFGHMKPEEGYAVIAVGLGKYVVDGEKAFRFSPAFPTIENNSPKDQFKNSQVEFYAVNLNKQNIDLMEGETAGLIRLDIDEAEEHGNMVHCASVYNSVNDTISPGLDVYGPRIVNFANILKYNYIPLSKTIELVLDIVKEAMGSPIEIEFAVDLTKDKEGKASFYLLQIKPLIGNVEDYNIKLDELDRNKLMLLSEMSMGNGLIDDVLDVIYIDQTLFRKDMTPDIAVIISEINNTMQSEKKHYVLIGPGRWGTRDRWIGIPVKWKDISNAKLIVETSFETYPLDASSGSHFFHNVTSMNIGYCSIHHHSETSFVDYDLFNKQELIGEYGAVKHIRFKKPLSIKMDGKKRLAVVNWKT; this is encoded by the coding sequence ATGAGCTCAGAATCCGAAAAGAATAAAGGAATAAACAGGTTGATAGCCGAAAGTACAGAGCGTCTTAAAGAACTTGCTGCAATTAATCAAACAACAGGAATAATTAAGGAAGGAAGGTCGATTGAAGATACTTTACAACAAATTTGTTTTGTTTTACCTCGTGCCTGGCAATATCCCGAGTTTACGGTTGCCCGCATTATTTTTGATGGACAAGAATATTTGAGTTCTGGCTTTAGATTGTCTCAATGGACCATGACTCAGGAATTTATGAGTATAGATAATAAAAGTGGTAGAATAGAGATTTGTTATGTAAAAAAATTCCCGATAACAGATGAAGGACCTTTCTTAAAAGAGGAAAGACATTTAATAGAAAATCTTTCTCATATTATTGTGGGATATATTAATAGTGAAAAAGGAAAAGAGCTTTTGTTAAGGTCGAAAAAATATAAGACAAAAAAGGAAATTATTGGCCCTTATGTTCCTGTAACCAATCGAAAACTACTTCAGAATTTTTTGAATAAAAATAATGCTGATAGAGATATTTACCATGATTTGATGCCTTTTAAGGTTAAAGAAATTCTTTTAATTGCTAATTTATATGATGCCTATTGTATTGAAAGAGAAGGACGTTTTTCTGAGCAAATTTTAGGAGAGTATCATCAGCTGAATTTAACCTCTATGCCTCGGGTAACGGGAGTTTCGACTATAGAAGAAACAATGGAACAGCTTCATTCTAAGCATTTTGATATGATTATTTTAATGGTGGGTGTTGATAAAGATACTCCAATTAAATATAGTGAGCAGATAAAGAAAGAGTTTCCATATATATCTATTTTTCTTTTGTTAAATAACGATGCAGATATTTCTCTTTTCGAAGAGCAGAGAGCAGAATTAGTGAGTGTTGATAAAATATTTGTGTGGAATGGGGAATCGCAGGTGTTTTTTGCAATGATAAAATCACTGGAAGATAAAGTAAATGTAGATAATGATACAAAAATAGGACTGTCGAGAGTAATTCTTTTGGTTGAAGATTCGGCAAAGTATTACTCAAGATATATGCCTATGTTATATCAGAGTGTTTTGGCTCAAACACAGCGAATTATCGATGATGTTAGTACGGATGCACAATATAAAATTCTGAGAATGAGAGCAAGACCTAAAATATTGCTGGCTTCTAATTATGAAGAGGCTATGAATATTTATTATCGCTTTAGAGAGTATTTATTGTGTTTAATATCAGATGTAAAATTTAAAAAAGAAGGAATTTTTCAAGACGATGCAGGAATTAAGTTAGTTAAAGAGATAAAAGAAGTTTATCCTAACTTACCTGTTATTTTACAATCTTCGGATATTACGAATACAGCTCATGCATTTAAATTAAAGTGTAGTTTTATTAATAAAAATTCCGAGACTTTGCGACATGATATTCGTTTGTTTATTAGACAGTTTCTGGGGTTTGGCGATTTTGTTTATAAAGATGCAAATGGAAAGGAAATTGCAACAGCAAAATCACTAAAGGAGTTTGAAGAGTATTTGTATCATATTCCGGCAGAATCTTTAGTATATCATGCCAATAAAAACCATTTTTCGCTTTGGTTAATGGCTAGGGGAGAAATTAGGGTTGCTAAAATGATTGCTCCATACAATATTAGCGATTTTAAATCGGCCGAAGATGTTCGCGAGTATCTAATTAATGTAATTCAGAATTACAGGAATGAGAAAAGTAAAGGAAAAGTGGTCGAATTTAATGCCAATCAGGTTTTAAATCCAAATAATATTGTTACTCTGTCTACAGGATCTTTAGGGGGGAAAGGAAGAGGATTGGCTTTTATTAATTCCATGCTTTTTAATTTAAATTTAAGCCGATATATCAAAGATATTAACATAAAAGCACCTATTACAGCAGTTATTGGTGTAGATGAATATGAATCGTTTATCGATCGAAATAATTTATTAGATAGGAGTAAAAAATTAACTGAATTTGAAGATATTCAACGATTATTTTTAGCTTCGGAATTAACATTACGATTAACACAAAAAATTAGAATTTTTTTGAAGAATTTTGATCAGCCATTGGCAATTCGTTCTTCAGGATTATTCGAAGATTCTTTATTACAACCTGTTGCAGGTGTTTTTCAAACCTACCTTGTTCCTAATAATCATACCGATTTAAATCAGAGAGTAAAACAGGTTACCGATGCCATAAAATTGGTATATGCATCTATTTTTTCTGATGAATCGCGTGCAAATGTAAATGCCTTAAATTATAAGATTGAAGAGGAAAAAATGGCTGTAGTAATTCAGGAAGTAGTTGGTAATAGGTATAAAGATACTTTTTATCCGCATATTTCTGGTGTGGCACAATCCTATAATTATTATCCTTTCGGACACATGAAACCAGAAGAGGGTTACGCCGTAATTGCTGTTGGTTTGGGAAAATACGTTGTCGATGGAGAAAAAGCTTTTAGGTTTTCACCTGCATTTCCAACTATCGAAAACAATAGCCCGAAAGATCAGTTTAAGAATTCGCAGGTAGAGTTTTATGCTGTGAATTTAAATAAACAAAATATTGATTTGATGGAGGGAGAAACTGCAGGATTAATTCGTTTAGATATTGATGAAGCAGAAGAGCATGGAAATATGGTTCATTGTGCATCGGTTTATAATTCTGTTAACGATACAATTAGCCCAGGTTTAGATGTTTATGGACCAAGAATAGTCAATTTTGCCAATATTTTAAAGTACAATTATATTCCTTTATCGAAAACAATCGAGTTGGTTTTAGATATTGTAAAAGAGGCTATGGGTTCACCAATAGAAATTGAATTTGCAGTAGATTTAACGAAAGATAAAGAAGGTAAAGCATCTTTTTATTTGTTACAGATAAAACCATTAATTGGTAATGTTGAAGATTACAATATAAAATTAGACGAGCTTGATAGAAACAAATTAATGCTTTTGTCGGAAATGAGTATGGGAAATGGCTTAATAGATGATGTTTTAGATGTTATTTATATTGATCAAACACTATTTAGGAAAGACATGACTCCTGATATTGCCGTAATTATTTCGGAAATAAATAATACAATGCAATCAGAAAAAAAACATTATGTTTTAATTGGTCCTGGCAGATGGGGAACCCGTGATCGCTGGATTGGTATTCCTGTAAAATGGAAGGATATTTCGAATGCTAAATTAATTGTCGAAACCAGTTTCGAAACATATCCTTTGGATGCTTCTTCGGGTTCGCATTTTTTTCATAATGTAACTTCAATGAATATAGGTTATTGTTCTATTCATCATCATTCCGAAACCTCTTTTGTTGATTATGATTTATTTAATAAGCAGGAATTAATTGGAGAATATGGAGCAGTAAAGCACATTCGCTTTAAAAAGCCATTAAGCATTAAAATGGATGGTAAAAAAAGATTAGCTGTTGTAAATTGGAAAACGTGA
- a CDS encoding type II CAAX endopeptidase family protein, with protein MPQLNPSPAIKKGWLRAVLIIIPFIIMSGIFQLFGIIINEIVIEPYVGETYLSQSKMLTMQFTNTLGTLLIIWIFIRFIDRKNIIDLGFCLKNKFKDIFYGLFAGFTLIGLGTLILWVNGNLTINSIHFGFISLLQSIFLFALVSLNEEIFIRGYILPNFMDSMNRYLALILSSLIFTALHLLNPNVSILGISNIFLAGILLGTSYIFTKNLWFPIAFHFSWNFFQGPIFGFEVSGTESATLISQTINGNEILTGGEFGFEGSLLASILCSSCIILLWFIYQKQDYRLLKS; from the coding sequence ATGCCCCAATTAAACCCTAGCCCAGCTATAAAAAAAGGATGGCTGCGTGCTGTTCTAATTATTATTCCATTCATAATCATGTCTGGTATTTTTCAACTATTTGGAATAATAATAAACGAAATAGTTATTGAACCTTATGTAGGTGAAACATACTTATCGCAAAGTAAAATGCTAACAATGCAATTTACCAACACTTTGGGCACTTTATTAATTATTTGGATTTTTATCAGATTTATTGACCGTAAAAACATTATTGATTTAGGATTTTGTTTAAAAAATAAGTTTAAAGATATTTTTTACGGCTTATTTGCCGGATTTACTTTAATAGGATTAGGAACTCTAATTTTATGGGTAAATGGTAACCTAACTATCAATTCTATTCATTTTGGTTTTATAAGTCTACTACAATCAATATTTTTATTTGCACTAGTATCTTTAAATGAGGAAATATTTATTCGCGGCTACATTCTTCCAAACTTTATGGATTCAATGAACAGATATCTGGCATTAATTCTTTCTTCGCTAATTTTTACAGCCTTGCATTTATTAAATCCTAATGTATCAATTCTTGGTATAAGCAATATTTTTCTTGCAGGAATTCTTTTAGGTACTAGTTATATCTTCACTAAAAATCTTTGGTTTCCAATTGCTTTTCATTTTAGCTGGAACTTTTTTCAGGGACCAATTTTCGGCTTCGAAGTAAGTGGTACAGAATCAGCCACTTTAATCTCACAAACAATTAATGGTAACGAGATACTTACTGGTGGTGAATTTGGATTTGAAGGTTCCTTACTTGCCAGTATTCTTTGCTCCTCTTGTATTATCCTTCTTTGGTTTATTTACCAAAAACAAGATTATCGCTTACTAAAATCTTAA
- a CDS encoding FtsX-like permease family protein has protein sequence MNLELFIAKKITTNEKGEKNISHPIISIAKVSISLGICVMILAVAIVTGFKSEIINKVIGFGSHIQITNYDNNSSFETQPIDKEIIDTKLIQKLDGIAHIQAFATKPGILKTKSEIQGIVLNGVGKDYDWSFFKKHLIAGKVIQFSDSTKSQDIIISKKLSSLLNIQVGDKLSVYFIQQPPRQRRFTVSGIYDTGMAEFDKLFLLCDMRHIQKLNDWTENQFSGYEVFIDDFDNLADITYLIKGITASSYTQDGGSLKVRSIDRKYPQIFSWLEMLNINVWVILALMILVAGFNMISGLLIIILEKTSMIGILKALGTANWSIRKVFLYQASMIIGKGMLWGNIIGITICLLQHYFKIIPLDPTSYYVDTVPINLKFTHILLLNIGSLIATVSMLLIPSYLITKISPAKAIRFD, from the coding sequence TTGAATCTCGAACTATTTATAGCCAAAAAAATTACCACTAACGAAAAGGGAGAAAAGAACATTTCTCACCCAATTATCAGCATTGCCAAAGTTAGTATTTCGCTTGGAATCTGCGTAATGATTTTAGCCGTAGCCATTGTTACAGGGTTTAAATCGGAAATTATAAATAAGGTAATTGGTTTTGGTTCTCATATACAAATTACCAATTACGACAACAATTCTTCTTTCGAAACTCAGCCAATCGACAAAGAAATTATCGATACTAAATTGATACAAAAATTAGATGGAATTGCTCACATACAAGCTTTTGCTACCAAACCAGGAATTCTGAAAACAAAATCGGAAATACAAGGCATTGTGCTAAATGGAGTAGGTAAAGATTATGATTGGAGCTTTTTTAAAAAACATCTTATTGCTGGCAAAGTAATTCAATTCTCGGATAGTACAAAAAGTCAAGATATTATAATATCTAAAAAGCTATCCTCTTTATTAAATATACAGGTTGGAGACAAATTATCGGTATACTTTATACAGCAACCTCCACGCCAAAGAAGGTTTACCGTTAGCGGCATTTACGATACGGGCATGGCCGAATTCGATAAGCTTTTCCTCCTATGCGACATGAGACATATCCAAAAATTAAATGACTGGACAGAGAATCAGTTTAGTGGATATGAGGTTTTTATTGATGATTTTGACAATTTAGCAGATATTACCTACTTGATAAAAGGAATTACTGCAAGTTCATATACTCAGGATGGTGGCAGCTTAAAAGTTAGAAGTATTGATCGAAAATATCCACAAATTTTTAGTTGGCTGGAAATGTTGAATATTAATGTTTGGGTAATTCTGGCACTAATGATTTTGGTTGCAGGCTTTAATATGATTTCGGGATTACTGATTATTATTCTGGAAAAAACCAGCATGATTGGTATTTTAAAAGCATTGGGAACAGCCAACTGGTCTATTCGCAAAGTTTTTCTATATCAAGCATCAATGATAATAGGAAAAGGTATGCTTTGGGGAAATATTATTGGAATTACAATATGCCTGCTTCAGCATTATTTTAAAATTATTCCTCTCGATCCTACAAGTTATTATGTTGATACTGTACCCATTAATTTAAAATTTACCCATATTTTACTTTTAAATATTGGCAGTTTAATTGCTACAGTATCTATGTTGTTAATTCCGTCGTACTTAATTACAAAAATTAGTCCGGCAAAAGCAATTCGTTTCGATTAA
- a CDS encoding glycoside hydrolase family 2 TIM barrel-domain containing protein yields MLKQKLHCYLIVFIGIYFLSSFTAAADKRIKYSINNNEWKFKKEDVKNAHKVSFKDSEWLSVNIPHDFNGGSDGVNNDVFEGRFDFENDVRTMYKGPAWYRTKFKIDENQKGKRVFVEFEAVSLEAQVWVNGKKVGTHKGGYTAFSIDITNFIKFGKENILAVRADNTNNSGIAPWMSDEKGSFPFSFDYAVYGGIYRDVWIQITDPVKIEKVFNTPVCGGQAPSVLSIETRVKNYSKNTKKVKLSSKIYSPNGKLLADKIMSKTIEAGSENCFLQSESAFGEVKFWSINEPNLYKVVSTISYDGKVIDNFESSFGFRYYTLANNEAFSLNGEPMLLRGVNRHQDMEGLGYALPNEQHYADAQIIKDAGFNVIRHAHYPCDREFAKACDELGLLLWLEIPLTGSVSDDPAFLVNCKQQMKEMVEQYYNNPAVIVWGVGNESDRSGANEAGSNKVYQELVNQTKEIDPNRPITGCNFKYKSNQQIVDVYAPQDWSGWYMGEIDLYNPSQIIGEYGADMEYTTHSEEKFDVSKNYYSSGKAEFWSQEYGCLLHEYKISKGESKKDTFPGHFVWVAFDFASPRIGRDINPIPYMNQKGLILHDHKTKKDAYYLYQSMYREASDCPMVYIVSKSWPDRFKEPAKKDVWVYSNCDSVVLYNDLKKNVSYGSRIKNAGPRGDTRFQWDSIMVDAKVLYAEGWYANKIVARDTLKLGKLPNLEK; encoded by the coding sequence ATGTTAAAGCAGAAATTGCATTGTTACCTTATTGTATTTATCGGAATTTATTTTTTATCCAGCTTTACAGCTGCTGCCGATAAAAGAATTAAATATTCGATTAATAATAATGAGTGGAAATTTAAAAAAGAAGATGTAAAGAATGCACATAAAGTTTCATTTAAAGATAGTGAATGGCTTAGTGTAAATATTCCTCACGATTTTAATGGCGGAAGTGATGGGGTAAATAATGATGTGTTCGAAGGAAGATTCGATTTTGAGAACGATGTTCGTACAATGTACAAAGGACCGGCTTGGTATCGAACAAAATTTAAGATAGATGAAAATCAGAAAGGAAAACGTGTATTTGTAGAATTCGAGGCTGTTTCCTTGGAAGCTCAGGTATGGGTAAATGGAAAAAAAGTTGGTACTCATAAAGGTGGATATACGGCATTTTCAATTGATATTACCAATTTTATAAAGTTTGGGAAAGAAAATATATTGGCAGTAAGAGCCGATAATACTAACAATTCAGGAATAGCACCCTGGATGTCTGATGAAAAAGGTTCATTCCCATTTAGTTTCGATTATGCAGTTTATGGAGGGATTTATCGTGATGTATGGATTCAAATTACAGATCCGGTAAAGATTGAAAAGGTATTTAATACACCAGTATGCGGAGGGCAGGCTCCAAGTGTTTTATCTATTGAAACTCGTGTAAAAAACTATTCTAAAAATACTAAGAAGGTAAAATTAAGTTCTAAAATTTATTCTCCGAATGGAAAATTACTGGCCGATAAGATCATGAGTAAGACCATTGAAGCTGGGAGTGAAAATTGTTTTTTACAATCGGAATCGGCTTTTGGGGAAGTTAAATTTTGGAGTATAAATGAACCTAATTTGTATAAAGTAGTTTCTACAATTAGCTACGATGGAAAAGTAATTGATAATTTTGAGAGTAGCTTTGGATTTAGATATTATACTTTGGCAAATAATGAGGCTTTTAGTTTAAATGGAGAACCAATGTTGTTAAGAGGTGTAAACCGACATCAGGATATGGAAGGTTTGGGTTATGCTTTGCCGAATGAACAACATTATGCCGATGCACAAATAATTAAAGATGCCGGATTTAATGTGATTCGTCATGCTCATTATCCTTGCGATAGAGAATTTGCTAAAGCTTGTGATGAGTTAGGTTTACTATTGTGGTTAGAAATTCCCTTAACAGGTAGTGTTTCGGATGATCCAGCATTTTTGGTAAACTGCAAACAGCAGATGAAAGAAATGGTGGAACAATATTATAACAATCCTGCAGTAATAGTATGGGGAGTTGGAAACGAGTCTGATCGCTCGGGAGCAAATGAGGCAGGATCGAATAAGGTGTATCAGGAATTGGTTAATCAGACCAAAGAAATTGATCCCAACAGACCCATAACAGGATGTAATTTTAAGTACAAGTCGAATCAGCAAATTGTTGATGTTTATGCTCCACAAGACTGGAGCGGCTGGTATATGGGAGAGATAGATTTATATAATCCGTCCCAAATAATTGGTGAATATGGCGCCGATATGGAATATACCACTCATAGTGAAGAAAAATTTGATGTGAGTAAAAATTATTATTCTTCGGGGAAAGCAGAGTTCTGGTCTCAGGAATATGGATGCTTACTACACGAATACAAAATATCAAAAGGAGAGTCGAAAAAAGATACATTTCCGGGACATTTTGTTTGGGTTGCTTTCGATTTTGCTTCGCCACGAATTGGGCGGGATATTAACCCAATTCCATATATGAATCAGAAAGGATTGATTTTGCACGATCATAAAACCAAAAAAGATGCTTACTATTTGTACCAAAGTATGTATAGGGAGGCAAGCGACTGTCCGATGGTTTATATTGTTTCAAAGTCGTGGCCCGATCGTTTTAAAGAACCAGCAAAAAAAGATGTTTGGGTATATAGCAATTGCGATTCGGTGGTTTTATATAACGATTTGAAAAAAAATGTGTCTTACGGATCGAGAATAAAAAATGCGGGTCCCAGAGGTGATACTCGTTTTCAGTGGGATTCCATAATGGTTGATGCCAAAGTTTTGTATGCAGAAGGGTGGTATGCTAATAAAATTGTAGCAAGAGATACCCTTAAACTGGGAAAATTGCCCAATTTAGAGAAATAA
- a CDS encoding DUF1343 domain-containing protein: protein MKNIKMKTSVSYYLFTFLLSFISVASLCAQENELNVISGAENISEYLPLLQDKNVALVSNQSSLVHGEHLLDFLLTKEIKIKRIFSPEHGFRGKADAGEKIKNGKDKLTGIKIVSLYGKHYKASPADVRGIDIVVFDLQDVGVRFYTYLSTLHYVMEVCAEQNIPLIVLDRPNPNAYYIDGPVLEMKYSSFVGMHPVPVVYGMSIGEYAKMINGERWLKNGIQCDLRIIPCKNWARNQNYKLPVKPSPNLPNSLAITLYPSLCFFEGTSVSAGRGTDYPFQCYGHPLMHKSAFSYVPRSIAGASKYPKFKGQKCNGFDLRLLNECEFRAKQKLDLSYLLTAYSQLKGKGKFFNAFFKNLAGTEKLKLQLQQGMLEEQIRESWQKDIAKFKEIRKKYLIYDDLK, encoded by the coding sequence ATGAAAAATATTAAAATGAAGACTTCTGTAAGTTATTATTTGTTCACTTTTTTATTGAGTTTTATTTCTGTTGCGTCTTTATGCGCCCAAGAGAATGAGCTAAATGTTATTTCTGGGGCAGAAAATATATCTGAATATCTTCCTCTTTTGCAGGATAAGAATGTTGCTTTGGTATCCAATCAGTCATCATTGGTGCATGGTGAGCATTTGCTGGATTTTTTATTGACTAAAGAAATTAAAATAAAAAGAATTTTTAGTCCCGAGCATGGATTTAGAGGAAAAGCTGATGCTGGCGAAAAAATTAAAAATGGAAAGGATAAGTTAACAGGCATTAAAATTGTATCCTTATATGGTAAACATTACAAGGCCTCACCTGCTGATGTAAGAGGAATAGATATTGTCGTTTTCGATTTACAGGATGTTGGGGTTCGATTCTATACCTATCTTTCTACTTTACATTATGTAATGGAGGTTTGTGCCGAACAAAATATTCCTCTAATTGTATTGGATCGGCCAAATCCAAATGCATATTATATCGACGGACCCGTTTTGGAAATGAAATATTCCTCTTTTGTGGGAATGCATCCGGTTCCTGTTGTATATGGAATGAGCATTGGAGAATATGCGAAAATGATTAATGGTGAAAGGTGGTTAAAAAATGGAATTCAATGCGATTTGCGTATTATTCCCTGTAAAAACTGGGCGCGAAATCAAAATTATAAATTGCCGGTAAAACCATCACCTAATTTGCCAAATTCTTTAGCAATTACCCTGTATCCTTCTTTGTGTTTTTTCGAAGGAACATCGGTTAGTGCTGGCCGAGGTACAGATTATCCATTTCAATGTTATGGACATCCTTTGATGCATAAAAGTGCTTTTTCTTATGTACCAAGAAGTATTGCTGGAGCAAGTAAGTATCCAAAATTTAAAGGTCAAAAATGTAACGGATTCGATTTGAGATTGTTAAACGAATGTGAATTTAGAGCAAAGCAAAAACTCGATTTATCTTATTTATTAACTGCCTATTCCCAGTTAAAAGGAAAGGGGAAATTTTTTAATGCATTTTTTAAAAATTTGGCTGGTACCGAGAAGTTAAAACTACAATTACAGCAAGGAATGTTAGAAGAACAGATACGTGAAAGCTGGCAAAAAGACATTGCTAAGTTTAAAGAAATAAGAAAGAAATATTTGATTTATGATGATTTAAAATAA